A region from the Kazachstania africana CBS 2517 chromosome 11, complete genome genome encodes:
- the SAW1 gene encoding DNA-binding protein SAW1 (similar to Saccharomyces cerevisiae YAL027W; ancestral locus Anc_7.70), whose translation MVLNVATVKISDNMVLPLRIFINRKRILENNSSKTIFEAPLLSNNSIVSLKSPNVRLYLSEYDMRNLCEEIRNDLIFIAYEVSSPEILDKIIAKLRIGNSLPYKENVVSKTEGESNKFIASHVETITRVSKFKYKLHFKKNWELDIFINDVRKLSQLRHYLIFSKYRSILPPLIVRPDRRLLLVEHSASSRKPNILIEREEDEEDPFAMQPAEEKPEIKFKYKPVLNVMSCIDIHVLQRPRRHKSKPAEGN comes from the coding sequence ATGGTTCTCAACGTAGCAACTGTTAAGATTTCTGATAACATGGTTTTGCCACTACGTATATTTATCAATAGGAAGAGAATCTTGGAAAATAATTCGTCCAAGACAATATTTGAAGCGCCCCTTCTGTCAAACAATTCTATAGTATCTTTAAAGTCTCCCAACGTCAGATTATATCTCTCTGAATATGATATGAGGAATCTTTGTGAAGAAATTAGGaatgatttgatttttaTTGCATACGAAGTGAGCTCACCAGAAATCTTGGATAAAATCATCGCAAAACTTAGGATTGGCAATAGTCTGCcttataaagaaaatgttgTGAGTAAAACGGAGGGAGAAAgtaataaattcattgCTTCACATGTTGAGACTATAACGAGAGTCTCGAAATTCAAATACAAATTgcattttaaaaaaaactgggaacttgatatttttattaatgatGTAAGAAAACTGTCCCAATTAAGACACTACCTTATTTTCTCCAAGTATAGATCTATATTACCTCCTTTGATAGTACGACCTGATCGTCGGCTACTTCTAGTTGAACATTCTGCAAGTAGCAGAAAGCCAAATATTCTCATTGAACgggaagaagatgaagaagaccCTTTCGCAATGCAACCAGCTGAAGAAAAACCAGAAATCAAGTTTAAATATAAACCAGTACTAAATGTCATGTCATGCATAGATATTCATGTTTTGCAGCGGCCCAGAAGACACAAAAGCAAGCCTGCTGAGGGGAATTGA
- the FRT2 gene encoding Frt2p (similar to Saccharomyces cerevisiae FRT2 (YAL028W) and FRT1 (YOR324C); ancestral locus Anc_7.69) has translation MDLLIARIEDAQNGGGEKVALDGAVRVSSVKHGKRGKHTNPEHVSQKSGHSPLERGGFPVDKDIKLPSIAINDKPVLVRHSSERTLASLPQRERHHIRHRGRRPSINDYTPVSAGMFSECMFDTELKSPAEEILMPEKEKDSSGGVATSTTTTTTKQGLPCSLLQDGSKPSSASLAQGIFSTHVCTHDQRQSGKFGNNKHRHQNKLFKDGSGSEIFNNDNKRLVNQFLRSIDASSSLQLGRRPVKFKAKIVNCPSKKDKRSLIDKSNPSERSLQSLLYHDLEGSGNDTSEDLAGMSLPNYSSSYGALSDSISSSDPESSDSESSSSSLDLSRSDIRPWTNSYSSSESGPLDSTEDTVYGEGNVSSEAKSKELKPPLNKSEMDYYQRHITLTLQKAEYMIKTSLKDTIVKREADLQKTVQYFDNLTRDLQDLKNRVIGLKVLVRDDYLQMLRQEFNSTLVDSFEAQLTKAVTSKVDQLEKLENRMSVCQIRVAEQKEILRKFENLFTLEDSLILSRKKVTFASKYRYVLYDIISSAFLLSICLVLKRLVWG, from the coding sequence ATGGATCTGTTGATTGCAAGGATAGAGGATGCCCAGAATGGTGGTGGAGAGAAGGTCGCGTTGGATGGGGCAGTGAGGGTTTCGTCGGTCAAGCACGGTAAGAGAGGAAAACATACCAATCCGGAGCATGTTTCCCAGAAGTCTGGTCACTCTCCACTAGAGAGAGGTGGTTTTCCAGTGGACAAAGATATTAAGTTACCCAGTATTGCTATTAATGATAAGCCTGTCTTGGTGAGACACAGTTCTGAGAGGACTCTAGCTTCGCTGCCTCAAAGGGAGAGACATCATATTCGTCACAGAGGCAGACGTCCCAGTATAAATGACTATACGCCTGTATCTGCAGGCATGTTTAGTGAATGCATGTTTGATACTGAATTGAAATCTCCAGCTGAAGAGATTCTTATGCCTGAAAAGGAGAAGGATTCAAGTGGTGGAGTTGCTACttcaacaacaacaacaacaacgAAGCAAGGGCTCCCCTGTAGTTTATTGCAAGATGGGAGTAAGCCAAGTTCTGCATCTTTGGCTCAAGGCATATTCAGTACTCACGTCTGTACGCACGATCAAAGACAGTCTGGAAAATTCGGTAATAACAAACACAGACATCAGAATAAACTGTTCAAGGATGGATCCGGttcagaaattttcaataatgacaaTAAGAGATTAGTTAATCAGTTTTTGAGATCAATAGATGCCTCCTCATCTTTACAACTTGGTAGAAGGCCCGTTAAATTTAAGGCAAAGATTGTCAATTGTCCATCGAAAAAGGATAAACGCTCATTGATAGACAAATCAAACCCTTCAGAAAGATCACTACAAAGTTTATTGTATCATGATTTGGAAGGTTCTGGCAACGATACATCCGAAGACCTTGCAGGGATGTCATTACCAAattattcttcttcgtaTGGAGCTTTATCTGATAGTATAAGTTCAAGTGACCCAGAAAGCTCTGACAGTGAATCCTCTAGCAGTAGTTTGGATCTCTCTCGATCAGATATAAGACCCTGGACTAACAGTTACTCCTCTTCTGAATCTGGTCCATTGGATTCCACGGAAGACACTGTCTATGGTGAAGGTAATGTAAGCTCCGAAGCCAAAAGTAAAGAATTAAAACCACCATTAAATAAGAGTGAAATGGATTACTATCAAAGACATATAACATTGACTCTGCAAAAAGCTGAATATATGATTAAGACGAGTTTGAAAGATACTATAGTTAAAAGGGAGGCTGACTTACAAAAGACTGTACAATATTTCGACAATCTTACTCGTGATTTGCAAGACTTGAAAAATCGTGTAATAGGCCTCAAAGTATTAGTAAGAGATGACTATCTCCAAATGTTACGACAGGAATTCAACTCTACACTTGTAGATTCCTTCGAAGCTCAGTTAACGAAAGCTGTTACTTCAAAAGTGGACcaacttgaaaaattggaaaatagAATGAGTGTCTGCCAAATTAGAGTTGCTGAACAGAAGGAAATactaagaaaatttgaaaatctttTCACATTGGAGGATTCTCTGATCCTCTCAAGGAAAAAAGTAACCTTCGCTTCCAAGTATCGTTACGTCCTCTACGACATTATCTCTTCTGCTTTTCTGCTCAGTATCTGTCTTGTACTCAAACGACTAGTCTGGGGATAa